In Pseudobdellovibrionaceae bacterium, the following proteins share a genomic window:
- a CDS encoding PKD domain-containing protein, with amino-acid sequence MSLKLKGFPGSFVKVSIYGENSNQPPILNLTWSTDQPLEDEVVLFDAMASTDPDGLVTEVHFDWGDNTTSTGFVAEHSWQVAGIYVVTVTVTDNDGAQTSVPIEFTVLPKPKPPTDGGGIFFVTTTDHVPTKALFSTLMPIEDQDGGQIVSYTWDFGTGKILTLYPHETDLFASVEHYCQNTGVYQVTLTITDDSGLSTSTSRQIEIVQNQPPVPHIAVNYASGPAPLTVTFDASESFDPENDEFRYRWRFGDNSPEVIGTDQAVVSHTYSTPGTYTVRLRLRDHFLARREVTTQIVVGETGGNVPPTPVLISSGLMGPSPFTVQLDASRSFDINPGDQISQIEWTFGDEHDPVDFAQGAMTSHTFNYPGSYHGRLTVRDSQGKSSVEHFTVHVLSSDPAGVDFLAQANPSDPLELWFDNSVGLTTAPIEYHNFHWFYGDNSYARGRNQSHTYPGPGPYEVQLSTFDVLGQRYLTKKTINVQDTTSDLPVAIALNNYSPSVNEEIQIWLDTFDLNQVADFNLKWDLGDGTVLTGLGSDLHSISHTYTRNGLYKITLSLTNPENLTTRLETEINVYSGTPPLPLFIATPLVGQAPVEVSFNGSYTWDSDDQVTTWIWNWGDGQKSISGPYESHTYQEPGQYFPSLTVIDQAGNYATHMAEIRVLSEPPPPDNQPPVAEIVALTPTTGTAPLRVEVDAYNSYDPDGEIIEYRWTTTHGMTWVGPYFVSTFGEVGDFTISLAVTDSAGAVSTDQVQVRVENEVPPPQVPEVNIELRHLANRSSGTVGNGEVLQVTQLPAIIEYDGMMSTYGDGNSLIYRWDFSDGGTSSSGYGQHQFTQEGIYTVSLQIENELGQISQTSATIEIDVADYRCLREEGDEACHSINELDGKVLPIDGSPSQTLSLRNNFAVPYGTYSSSLGDSGESVVLVAREDSSLVRSSVDITDLTQSVGSYLEINVQDLLQRVPNLRWAYAIEIRGQSFDSSVGLNGSSQEFYFGTARGVVHLPEGIYTLEVDEGNFKYLKTLPQVTGTVTLEFLPPGGYNVRAISEDGQSFWGEFLVPNPYSEASTQVAAIQNPYSPSGQVVQQQTVNGLSARTTSMAAEPEIPTNLPPTSIADLEARTPGFPEPFELPKSSGVTLKTASLKSAAVTTQNLVPEPFLPEKGYEYRPGWARKCTFDPYAELAPFSGVLREAGPKGNPAYDLSPVSSSNYGGASYSWISVGQKSIKVSCNVQSWRILNAYYSWYATTVSQDCCAIGEALQECKKRWKSETASSNTWRAQRGGHRHKLSMWFGRNHQYYVSNKAVVKQFSFNNWVTNEADQDDGVALSRIGLPYDFGDPNKIDFDLVPNYGVNFTFDVPVPKETYSSNGGFVTFLVQRHRPLGDSQPELFDRMNCVVVTPRSSAIELTELSTSPPLTTDAGTYNPMEDGARLESGSEGLFPLDIDQSAAASNTYRNRGGRFVPRFRVRARYNSNHVTWTGVRAYVGNETSSMLHFDLPLQSGVYPEPQGKARSTTALTTDSSVNSTSMNSVMIPISNQFNWTPANADKIDKLSVLYYFMGQTPGGETVFSDLPITRSYRTSFNLRRSVNTANNYVANGCSGEYSISMSSYVSSKMAKVAHYLTNDLGVETLCNDGALPFGGRFLVNLANEDQGHESHRDGNHIDMRYFSDQDCSAFEGSDVTACNSYGNFKNYYDIDHAARRILDWDYTKEFLTALNGLSATAKQECLDDSSTCADAMAASDTGTGTLAAKKAKAQRNLNAMLRLARWTKYNRRKWTQVLDHFDGLYIIFSPGPVGTTENPNPNRKRWQQYLVLNGTVDGKKVYESSSSGGLVEIGSCSVNSQDPTISCDLTPEGSNSPTYRTKLLQGHYHHIHIGGVW; translated from the coding sequence TTGTCTTTAAAGCTTAAAGGCTTTCCCGGCTCTTTCGTCAAAGTGAGCATTTACGGCGAAAACTCCAATCAGCCGCCGATTTTGAATCTCACTTGGAGTACCGATCAGCCTCTTGAAGACGAAGTGGTGCTCTTTGATGCTATGGCCTCAACCGATCCTGATGGTTTGGTAACTGAAGTGCACTTTGACTGGGGGGACAATACAACGAGCACAGGCTTTGTGGCCGAGCACTCGTGGCAAGTGGCAGGGATTTATGTGGTGACCGTGACGGTTACCGACAACGATGGGGCGCAGACTTCAGTCCCCATTGAGTTTACTGTGCTGCCAAAACCTAAGCCTCCCACTGATGGAGGTGGAATCTTTTTTGTTACCACAACGGATCATGTGCCCACAAAAGCTTTGTTTTCCACTTTGATGCCAATTGAAGACCAAGACGGGGGCCAGATCGTGAGTTACACCTGGGATTTTGGCACAGGTAAAATCCTGACCCTTTATCCTCACGAAACCGATCTATTTGCCAGTGTGGAGCACTACTGTCAAAACACCGGGGTCTATCAGGTCACTCTCACCATTACTGACGACTCAGGGCTCTCAACCTCGACTTCAAGACAAATTGAAATTGTTCAAAATCAGCCTCCAGTGCCCCACATTGCTGTCAATTATGCCAGTGGCCCAGCACCACTGACCGTAACATTTGATGCCTCAGAAAGCTTTGATCCGGAGAACGACGAATTTCGTTACCGATGGCGCTTTGGGGATAATTCACCTGAAGTGATTGGCACTGATCAAGCGGTTGTCAGCCACACCTATTCAACCCCAGGAACTTACACTGTCAGACTCAGGCTCCGGGATCACTTCCTGGCTCGGCGTGAAGTAACGACCCAGATTGTTGTGGGTGAGACCGGTGGCAACGTACCTCCGACGCCTGTTTTGATTTCATCGGGGTTAATGGGACCAAGTCCATTTACAGTTCAACTAGATGCCTCTCGGTCATTTGACATAAATCCAGGTGATCAGATCTCCCAAATCGAATGGACCTTTGGCGATGAGCATGATCCGGTTGATTTTGCTCAAGGGGCAATGACAAGCCACACCTTTAACTACCCAGGATCTTACCACGGAAGACTCACTGTCAGGGACTCTCAAGGAAAGTCTTCAGTTGAGCACTTTACGGTCCACGTTCTTTCAAGTGATCCTGCAGGGGTAGATTTTTTGGCCCAGGCCAACCCTTCAGATCCTCTAGAGTTGTGGTTTGATAACTCAGTTGGCCTTACAACGGCTCCTATTGAATATCACAATTTTCATTGGTTTTACGGGGACAATAGCTACGCCAGAGGAAGAAACCAAAGCCACACTTACCCAGGTCCTGGCCCCTATGAAGTTCAGCTCTCGACCTTTGATGTCCTAGGCCAAAGGTATCTCACCAAGAAAACCATCAATGTCCAGGACACCACATCTGATCTACCCGTAGCGATTGCCCTCAATAACTACTCGCCATCGGTCAATGAAGAGATTCAAATCTGGCTTGATACCTTTGATCTTAATCAAGTTGCTGATTTCAACCTCAAATGGGATCTGGGAGACGGCACAGTTTTGACAGGCCTTGGATCAGACCTTCACAGCATAAGCCACACGTACACGAGAAATGGCCTTTACAAAATAACTCTCTCGCTCACAAATCCCGAAAATCTGACTACTCGGCTTGAAACGGAAATCAATGTCTATTCCGGCACTCCGCCTTTGCCACTTTTTATTGCCACACCGCTTGTCGGCCAAGCTCCGGTCGAAGTTAGTTTTAACGGTAGTTACACTTGGGACAGTGACGATCAGGTGACAACGTGGATTTGGAACTGGGGAGACGGACAAAAATCCATCAGTGGCCCCTATGAGAGCCATACTTATCAGGAGCCCGGCCAGTATTTCCCCAGCCTCACAGTTATTGACCAAGCAGGAAACTACGCAACCCATATGGCTGAAATTCGCGTTCTTAGTGAGCCGCCGCCACCGGACAATCAGCCTCCCGTTGCCGAAATTGTGGCGTTAACGCCTACGACGGGGACTGCTCCTTTGCGGGTGGAGGTCGATGCCTATAACTCCTATGATCCGGATGGGGAAATCATTGAGTACAGATGGACAACTACACACGGCATGACCTGGGTGGGACCATACTTTGTCTCCACTTTTGGTGAGGTCGGTGATTTTACAATTTCTCTTGCCGTAACCGATAGTGCCGGGGCCGTTAGCACGGATCAGGTCCAAGTCCGTGTGGAAAATGAAGTTCCCCCACCTCAGGTGCCGGAGGTGAATATTGAATTGAGGCATCTCGCCAATCGGAGTTCCGGCACTGTTGGCAATGGCGAAGTACTGCAGGTGACCCAACTTCCTGCGATTATTGAATACGATGGAATGATGAGCACCTATGGGGACGGGAATTCATTAATATATCGCTGGGATTTTTCAGACGGTGGAACCTCTAGCTCTGGTTATGGCCAGCACCAGTTTACCCAAGAGGGAATCTACACGGTTAGTCTGCAAATCGAGAATGAGCTTGGCCAGATTTCCCAAACGAGCGCAACAATTGAAATCGATGTCGCCGACTACCGGTGTTTACGAGAAGAAGGGGATGAGGCCTGCCACTCTATCAATGAACTAGACGGTAAGGTGTTACCGATTGATGGCAGTCCGAGCCAGACCTTGAGTCTCCGAAATAATTTCGCAGTGCCCTACGGGACTTATTCCTCTTCCCTTGGGGACTCAGGAGAATCAGTGGTTTTGGTCGCCAGAGAAGATTCCTCGCTCGTTAGATCCTCCGTCGATATCACTGATCTGACTCAATCCGTGGGAAGCTACCTTGAAATTAATGTGCAGGACCTGCTGCAGCGAGTTCCCAACTTAAGATGGGCCTATGCCATTGAAATTCGCGGTCAGAGCTTTGACAGTAGCGTGGGGTTGAACGGGTCTTCTCAAGAATTTTACTTTGGGACAGCAAGGGGAGTTGTCCATCTCCCGGAAGGGATTTACACCCTGGAAGTGGACGAAGGGAATTTTAAGTATCTGAAGACCTTGCCTCAAGTAACGGGCACCGTAACCCTAGAGTTTCTTCCTCCCGGGGGCTACAACGTGCGTGCGATTTCCGAGGATGGTCAATCTTTTTGGGGTGAGTTTCTGGTGCCCAATCCCTACTCGGAAGCCTCAACTCAGGTCGCGGCCATTCAGAATCCCTACTCGCCAAGTGGTCAGGTCGTGCAGCAGCAGACAGTAAATGGTCTTTCCGCACGGACTACATCGATGGCCGCTGAACCTGAGATTCCCACCAACCTACCGCCGACTTCGATAGCTGACCTGGAGGCTAGAACTCCAGGATTTCCTGAGCCATTTGAACTTCCCAAATCTTCCGGGGTCACTCTTAAAACTGCCAGTTTGAAAAGCGCTGCCGTCACTACCCAGAACTTGGTGCCAGAACCCTTTCTTCCCGAGAAAGGGTATGAGTACAGACCTGGATGGGCAAGGAAATGCACATTTGATCCATACGCGGAGCTTGCGCCATTTTCTGGAGTTCTTAGAGAAGCTGGACCTAAAGGCAATCCTGCCTATGACCTCTCGCCGGTGTCCTCAAGCAATTACGGCGGGGCTTCATATTCCTGGATTTCCGTTGGTCAGAAATCGATCAAGGTCTCTTGCAACGTTCAGTCCTGGCGGATTCTAAATGCCTACTATTCCTGGTATGCCACCACGGTTTCGCAAGATTGCTGCGCAATTGGGGAAGCACTGCAGGAGTGTAAAAAAAGATGGAAAAGTGAGACAGCGAGTTCAAATACATGGAGGGCTCAACGTGGAGGTCACAGACACAAACTCTCGATGTGGTTTGGGCGAAATCATCAGTACTATGTTTCAAACAAGGCAGTGGTGAAACAGTTTTCATTCAACAACTGGGTGACAAATGAGGCAGATCAAGATGATGGCGTTGCCCTTTCTCGAATCGGCCTCCCCTATGACTTTGGTGATCCCAACAAGATTGACTTTGATTTGGTTCCAAATTACGGAGTCAATTTTACATTTGACGTACCGGTTCCAAAGGAGACTTATTCTAGCAACGGAGGATTCGTTACCTTTCTTGTTCAACGACATCGACCCCTTGGGGATTCTCAGCCCGAACTGTTTGATCGCATGAATTGTGTCGTCGTGACGCCTAGAAGTAGTGCCATTGAGTTAACAGAACTTTCAACTTCACCGCCACTTACAACTGATGCGGGCACCTACAATCCAATGGAAGATGGGGCAAGACTTGAGAGCGGGAGTGAAGGCCTGTTCCCTCTGGACATCGACCAGTCGGCGGCCGCTTCCAACACCTATCGAAACCGAGGCGGGCGGTTTGTACCTCGGTTTCGTGTTCGCGCAAGATATAATTCGAACCATGTGACATGGACCGGAGTGCGAGCCTATGTCGGAAATGAGACAAGCTCCATGCTTCATTTTGATCTACCACTTCAATCGGGGGTATACCCCGAGCCCCAGGGTAAGGCGAGGTCGACGACGGCCTTGACAACAGACAGCTCTGTGAATTCGACGTCGATGAACAGTGTGATGATACCCATATCGAATCAGTTTAATTGGACGCCTGCAAATGCCGATAAGATCGATAAGTTAAGTGTCCTTTACTATTTTATGGGTCAGACACCTGGGGGAGAAACGGTGTTTTCAGATCTACCGATCACTCGGTCCTACAGGACGTCATTTAATCTGCGCCGGAGTGTTAACACGGCCAACAATTACGTGGCCAATGGCTGCAGTGGGGAATACAGTATCAGTATGAGTAGTTATGTGAGTTCGAAAATGGCCAAGGTAGCCCATTATTTGACCAATGATCTCGGGGTGGAGACACTTTGCAATGATGGGGCTTTGCCGTTTGGGGGTCGGTTTTTGGTCAACTTGGCGAACGAAGATCAGGGCCACGAGTCCCATCGAGACGGAAATCATATTGATATGCGATATTTCTCCGACCAGGATTGCAGCGCGTTTGAGGGGAGCGATGTAACGGCCTGTAATAGCTACGGCAACTTCAAAAACTACTATGACATCGATCACGCAGCTAGGCGGATACTGGATTGGGATTATACCAAGGAGTTTTTGACGGCCTTAAATGGCCTGTCGGCGACGGCAAAACAAGAGTGTTTGGATGATTCGAGCACCTGTGCCGATGCGATGGCTGCATCGGATACGGGAACTGGGACTTTGGCTGCAAAGAAGGCGAAGGCGCAAAGGAATTTGAATGCGATGTTGAGACTTGCGAGATGGACGAAGTATAATAGGCGGAAGTGGACTCAGGTATTGGATCATTTTGACGGGCTCTATATCATTTTTTCTCCGGGTCCAGTAGGAACAACTGAGAATCCAAATCCTAACAGAAAGAGATGGCAGCAGTATTTGGTATTAAACGGAACCGTTGACGGCAAGAAGGTGTACGAAAGTTCGTCGAGCGGAGGACTTGTGGAAATCGGTTCCTGCAGTGTAAATTCTCAAGATCCTACGATATCATGCGATCTTACTCCAGAGGGATCAAATTCTCCGACGTATAGAACAAAGCTATTGCAGGGGCATTATCACCACATCCATATTGGAGGTGTGTGGTGA
- the thrS gene encoding threonine--tRNA ligase, whose amino-acid sequence MSSIRIVLPDNSTREFDHEPSILEVAESIGSRLAKDTVGGLVNDETDVADLRRQLKDQDRLKIVTLQMPESLEVIRHSAAHLMAQAVQELWPEVKVTIGPVIENGFYYDFDTDKNFTPEMLEQIEKKMEEILKRNAKVEREEWSAKEAIATFEKMGERFKVELIRDLGAESVTVYKQGEWFDLCRGPHVQSLGQIKAVKLLSVAGAYWRGDETRDQLQRIYATAFNDKKELKQHLHNLEEAKKRDHRKLGKELGLFVFHQLTPGGPFFTPKGTTIYNELQTYIREKYRQYGYQEVITPQIFDVDLYHQSGHYENYRENMYFTKIDERDFSVKPMNCPGHCLLYAAERKSYRDLPYRVADFGRLHRYERSGVMHGLTRVRTFCQDDAHIFCDLGDLQKEISQFMQFLAEVYQQLGLTEYQIYLSTRPEKRMGSDEVWDQAEGALGNALKELNLPYKVNPGDGAFYGPKLDIMFVDALKRPWQLGTLQCDFNMPEAFDLGFVGEDNKEHRPVMLHRAILGSLERFIGVYLEHTAGHLPTWMSPVQVAVLNVTDRQAPYCQSLAQELAAEGLRVHFDDRSEKLGFKIREAQMQKTPYMLIIGDKELEAKTVSVRLRNGEMKNGLPRREFVDFVCREVKERQLTSPWLEAKPE is encoded by the coding sequence ATGTCTTCAATTCGTATCGTCCTGCCCGACAATTCAACCAGAGAATTTGACCACGAGCCTAGCATCCTTGAGGTGGCTGAAAGCATTGGCTCGCGCCTGGCCAAAGACACGGTCGGTGGACTGGTCAACGATGAGACTGATGTGGCCGACCTGCGCCGCCAGTTGAAGGACCAGGACAGACTGAAAATCGTGACTCTGCAAATGCCTGAGTCCTTGGAAGTGATTCGTCACTCCGCCGCTCACCTGATGGCCCAGGCGGTTCAAGAGTTGTGGCCCGAGGTGAAAGTCACCATCGGCCCAGTGATTGAAAACGGTTTCTATTACGATTTTGATACCGACAAGAACTTCACACCGGAGATGCTGGAGCAAATCGAAAAGAAGATGGAAGAGATTCTCAAGCGCAACGCCAAGGTGGAGCGTGAGGAGTGGTCAGCCAAAGAGGCCATCGCCACCTTTGAGAAAATGGGTGAGCGCTTCAAGGTGGAACTCATCAGGGATCTGGGTGCCGAGAGTGTGACCGTCTACAAGCAGGGCGAGTGGTTTGATTTGTGCCGCGGCCCTCACGTGCAAAGTCTGGGTCAGATCAAAGCGGTGAAGCTATTGTCCGTGGCCGGTGCCTATTGGCGCGGGGATGAGACCAGGGATCAACTTCAGCGCATTTATGCGACCGCTTTTAATGATAAAAAGGAACTGAAGCAGCATCTTCACAACTTGGAAGAAGCGAAAAAACGCGACCACCGCAAGCTGGGTAAAGAGCTGGGACTCTTCGTCTTTCATCAACTGACACCAGGTGGTCCTTTTTTCACTCCCAAGGGAACAACAATATATAACGAGCTTCAGACTTATATTCGCGAGAAATACCGCCAGTATGGTTATCAGGAAGTCATCACTCCCCAGATTTTTGATGTGGATCTCTACCATCAGTCAGGCCACTACGAGAACTACCGGGAGAACATGTACTTTACCAAGATCGACGAGAGGGATTTCTCGGTGAAGCCCATGAACTGCCCTGGTCATTGTTTGTTGTATGCGGCCGAGAGAAAGAGCTATCGGGATCTTCCCTATCGGGTGGCTGATTTTGGTCGCCTTCACCGCTATGAACGCAGTGGGGTGATGCACGGTCTGACTCGGGTGAGAACCTTTTGCCAGGACGATGCCCATATTTTTTGTGACTTAGGTGATTTGCAAAAGGAAATCAGTCAGTTCATGCAGTTTTTGGCTGAGGTGTATCAGCAGCTGGGATTGACCGAGTATCAAATTTATCTTTCCACACGTCCTGAAAAACGCATGGGCAGTGACGAGGTCTGGGACCAGGCCGAAGGGGCCTTGGGAAATGCACTCAAGGAGCTGAACCTACCTTATAAGGTCAATCCAGGTGATGGGGCCTTTTATGGTCCCAAGCTCGACATTATGTTTGTCGATGCCTTGAAGCGCCCCTGGCAGTTGGGAACTCTCCAGTGTGACTTTAATATGCCTGAGGCTTTTGATTTGGGATTTGTCGGTGAGGACAACAAAGAACACCGTCCGGTGATGTTACACCGAGCGATTTTGGGTTCTTTGGAGCGATTTATTGGCGTCTATTTGGAGCATACGGCCGGTCATCTGCCGACCTGGATGTCTCCAGTGCAGGTGGCGGTTCTTAATGTGACTGATCGCCAGGCCCCCTATTGCCAGAGTTTGGCCCAGGAATTGGCCGCTGAGGGCTTAAGAGTTCACTTTGATGATCGCTCAGAGAAGTTGGGCTTTAAGATTCGTGAAGCCCAAATGCAGAAAACACCCTATATGTTGATTATCGGGGATAAGGAGTTGGAGGCGAAGACCGTGAGTGTGCGTCTCCGCAACGGGGAAATGAAGAATGGTCTTCCCCGTCGTGAATTTGTTGATTTCGTTTGTAGAGAAGTAAAAGAACGGCAACTGACCAGCCCATGGCTGGAAGCCAAGCCGGAGTGA
- a CDS encoding translation initiation factor IF-3 — MRPFKGGKGRGGKSDKGDGYRVNDDITASEVRVIDSDGKMAGVFAIGDALRLAETRGMDLIEIAPNAKPPTCKIIDYGKWKYESKKKEKVARKKQTIITIKEIQVRPRTDQHDLDTKLKHARRFLLEGDKVKVNLRFHGREMAHQELGLELLNKISASLGDIANPETPPKKEGRQMFVLLAPDPVKIKEYEKAHPEAKAEAKKAAAEEAKQAEATES; from the coding sequence ATTCGTCCGTTTAAAGGTGGCAAAGGCCGCGGTGGTAAGTCGGATAAGGGTGATGGATATCGAGTCAATGATGATATTACAGCATCCGAAGTGAGAGTCATTGACAGTGATGGCAAGATGGCAGGTGTTTTTGCAATTGGTGATGCGCTCAGGCTGGCAGAGACCCGAGGCATGGATTTGATCGAGATTGCTCCCAATGCCAAACCTCCCACTTGTAAGATCATTGATTATGGTAAATGGAAGTACGAGTCCAAGAAAAAAGAAAAGGTCGCTCGTAAAAAGCAAACCATCATTACCATTAAAGAGATCCAGGTTCGACCGCGAACCGATCAGCACGACTTAGACACCAAGTTAAAACATGCCCGTCGATTTCTTCTAGAAGGCGACAAAGTAAAAGTGAACTTGCGCTTTCATGGCCGAGAAATGGCTCACCAGGAGCTGGGACTGGAGTTGCTGAACAAAATTTCAGCTTCCTTGGGAGATATTGCCAATCCGGAAACTCCACCCAAAAAAGAAGGCAGACAGATGTTTGTACTGCTGGCTCCAGACCCGGTGAAGATTAAGGAATACGAAAAAGCTCACCCGGAAGCAAAGGCCGAGGCTAAAAAGGCGGCCGCAGAAGAGGCCAAGCAGGCTGAGGCGACAGAGTCCTAA
- the rpmI gene encoding 50S ribosomal protein L35, which yields MTVKQKTHSGAKKRFRPKASGKIKFKKPNLRHILEKKSSKRKRHLGKKTYVNPSNEYQVERQLVL from the coding sequence ATAACAGTGAAACAAAAGACCCATAGCGGGGCTAAGAAACGCTTTCGCCCTAAAGCCAGCGGTAAAATCAAGTTTAAGAAACCTAACCTGCGCCACATTCTGGAAAAGAAGAGTTCTAAGCGTAAGCGCCATCTCGGCAAGAAAACTTACGTGAATCCTTCCAATGAATATCAGGTCGAGCGCCAGTTGGTGCTGTAA
- the rplT gene encoding 50S ribosomal protein L20 yields the protein MRVKGGFTTRRRHKKVLKRAKGYRNAGGNCYTHAVEKNDRGMVFAYRDRKVKKREMRRLWTIRINAAARLNGTTYSRLINALKKSNIMLDRKALADMAVHDEAAFSQIVKQALG from the coding sequence ATGCGTGTTAAAGGTGGATTTACGACTCGACGTCGTCACAAAAAAGTTCTGAAGCGGGCCAAAGGTTACCGCAACGCTGGTGGTAACTGCTATACCCATGCGGTGGAAAAGAATGATCGTGGAATGGTTTTTGCCTACCGCGACCGTAAGGTTAAGAAGCGGGAAATGCGCCGCTTGTGGACCATTCGAATCAATGCAGCGGCTCGCCTTAATGGTACAACCTACTCCAGACTGATCAATGCTTTGAAAAAATCCAACATTATGTTGGACCGCAAGGCCTTGGCCGACATGGCTGTACACGACGAGGCGGCTTTTAGCCAAATCGTTAAACAGGCTCTGGGTTGA
- a CDS encoding type 2 isopentenyl-diphosphate Delta-isomerase — translation MASIQGSSGEPPQQFENRKQDHIRLSLDDTNEALGASGLDRIQLRHEALPELDFAEISINTHSLGLELASPFLVSSMTAGHPDGEDLNLRLAKACETRGWLMGVGSQRRELNDPSAAQEWKSLRAKAPKAIMLGNLGLSQLIRTPLEQVQALVDSLEATAMIIHTNPLQECLQPEGTPQFKGGFKALRDLCNGLSVPVILKETGCGFSGPTLERLKEVGVAAVDVSGFGGTHWGRIEGGRSQSGSVKSQAARSFWNWGVSTVESLELGLSMAPGYEVWASGGLRSGLDGAKVLAMGARIVGFAKPILKAALKGEVQLHQEMERMEFELKTALFCTGCGNISELQSKGIWSWVQR, via the coding sequence ATGGCGTCCATTCAGGGTTCCTCCGGAGAGCCCCCCCAGCAGTTTGAGAATCGCAAACAAGATCACATTCGTTTGTCCTTGGATGATACCAACGAGGCACTTGGGGCCTCGGGGTTGGATCGCATTCAGCTCCGTCACGAGGCTTTGCCGGAGTTGGATTTTGCGGAGATTTCCATCAATACCCACTCACTAGGTCTGGAACTTGCTTCGCCTTTTTTGGTTAGCTCCATGACGGCGGGGCATCCGGATGGAGAAGACCTTAACCTCCGCTTGGCTAAGGCCTGTGAAACCCGTGGTTGGCTAATGGGTGTTGGCTCTCAAAGGCGGGAGTTGAACGATCCTTCGGCAGCTCAGGAGTGGAAGAGTCTTCGCGCAAAGGCTCCTAAGGCCATCATGTTAGGGAATTTAGGGCTCTCCCAATTGATCCGCACTCCATTGGAGCAGGTGCAGGCCCTCGTCGATTCTCTCGAAGCCACGGCAATGATTATTCACACCAATCCATTACAGGAATGTTTGCAGCCAGAAGGCACTCCCCAATTTAAAGGAGGATTTAAGGCCCTGAGGGACTTGTGTAATGGTTTGTCCGTTCCGGTCATTCTCAAGGAAACAGGCTGTGGATTTTCTGGTCCGACTCTCGAAAGGCTGAAAGAAGTGGGAGTGGCCGCTGTTGATGTGAGTGGTTTTGGTGGCACCCATTGGGGAAGAATTGAAGGCGGACGCTCTCAGTCAGGGAGCGTCAAGTCTCAGGCAGCACGAAGTTTTTGGAATTGGGGAGTCAGTACGGTAGAATCCCTGGAGTTAGGCCTTTCAATGGCCCCGGGGTATGAAGTCTGGGCATCTGGGGGACTGCGCTCTGGGTTAGACGGAGCTAAAGTTCTTGCGATGGGTGCACGAATTGTTGGTTTCGCCAAGCCGATTCTTAAAGCGGCGCTCAAGGGTGAAGTCCAGCTTCATCAGGAAATGGAAAGAATGGAGTTTGAGCTGAAGACAGCACTGTTTTGTACGGGTTGTGGGAATATCTCAGAGTTGCAGAGCAAAGGGATCTGGTCATGGGTACAAAGGTAG